The proteins below are encoded in one region of bacterium:
- a CDS encoding SPOR domain-containing protein, which yields MRNLRWAVVLLAFALPLFAAKSALDLMLEGRFGEARQLIEKSNLSPRYELLYFAMTEADAARACSLYQVIAIRYPGSDCDSVSRERLDQARTMGFTVVPIAEWAQAPAAATPLFSQRAAVAEPVTPATPGNVAPPSPVVAAPEPVKRDSVPEPKAPEVAEVKTPEAAEVKPPEQAATPAAKEEAPATEQVPVVSDQPAPVSAPVPVPERETIASTSVQPLKENLQPHDKPVEPAAGHWFVQVGAFANFDNAHKLSLALQQAGYSVKLVPLEGKTKLLQVRVGGYMKRAELKAVMAQLKQQFSVPTAVVNE from the coding sequence ATGCGTAATCTGCGATGGGCCGTGGTTCTCCTGGCCTTTGCACTCCCGTTGTTCGCCGCCAAGTCCGCGCTCGATCTGATGCTCGAAGGCCGGTTTGGCGAAGCCCGGCAACTGATCGAGAAATCCAATCTCAGCCCGCGCTACGAGCTGCTGTATTTTGCCATGACCGAGGCCGATGCCGCGCGGGCGTGCTCGCTCTATCAGGTGATTGCCATCCGCTACCCCGGCAGCGATTGTGACAGCGTCTCCCGCGAGCGTCTGGATCAGGCGCGCACCATGGGTTTTACCGTGGTTCCCATTGCCGAATGGGCGCAAGCCCCAGCCGCCGCCACGCCACTCTTCTCGCAAAGAGCAGCCGTTGCCGAACCGGTGACACCCGCCACGCCGGGTAATGTTGCGCCACCTTCGCCGGTGGTCGCCGCGCCGGAACCCGTCAAACGGGATTCGGTTCCCGAGCCCAAGGCTCCTGAAGTTGCCGAAGTCAAGACTCCTGAAGCCGCCGAAGTCAAGCCGCCGGAACAGGCAGCGACTCCTGCGGCCAAAGAGGAAGCCCCTGCCACCGAGCAGGTTCCAGTGGTGTCCGATCAGCCGGCGCCCGTTTCCGCGCCAGTGCCGGTGCCGGAGCGGGAGACAATTGCTTCCACAAGCGTTCAACCCTTGAAGGAAAATTTGCAGCCGCACGATAAGCCCGTGGAGCCCGCGGCGGGCCACTGGTTTGTGCAGGTCGGCGCGTTTGCCAATTTCGACAACGCGCACAAGCTTTCGCTTGCCTTGCAGCAGGCGGGGTATTCGGTAAAGCTGGTGCCTCTTGAGGGCAAGACGAAACTGTTGCAAGTG
- a CDS encoding tetratricopeptide repeat protein, whose amino-acid sequence MTESLLLLLIVIFAAGGAFYYLQRRDRNKPTPVTPYAEGLRAMLDGDNPRAIQKFRDVVAQDTSNVDAYLRLGALFANSGDVPRAIKIHKSLTFRGDLMVAQKVEIYRALANDYLKVGDPQRALEAIEQILSLAKKDRWGLDKKSELLIAQQDWAGAFDAAHKLAYQDGKVPSRLLAVLKVQEGIKLCQSKKERDGRIQFRDAIKFDNTLIAPYLYWGDSYIREERTEDAVRIWRRLLSVNPARAHLVFDRLESHLFDLGRFSEIEQIYRALIRSYPQNVHAYAALARFLEKRGDVSDAVAVLQDGLHHNPDSLWLRRLLVQAYGDVNDMGHVMELARDILSRVMKTQYEFSCSNCGHVATEPLWLCPRCNKLDTFNA is encoded by the coding sequence ATGACGGAATCCCTGCTGCTGCTGCTCATCGTGATTTTCGCGGCGGGCGGAGCTTTTTACTATCTGCAGCGCCGCGACCGCAACAAACCCACGCCGGTTACTCCGTATGCCGAGGGCTTGCGGGCCATGCTGGACGGCGACAATCCGCGCGCCATTCAGAAATTCCGCGACGTTGTGGCGCAGGATACGTCCAACGTGGATGCCTATCTGCGGCTTGGAGCGCTTTTTGCAAATTCTGGTGATGTCCCCCGAGCTATCAAGATTCACAAGTCCTTGACCTTCCGCGGGGATCTGATGGTCGCGCAAAAGGTCGAAATTTACCGCGCTCTGGCCAATGATTATCTGAAGGTTGGGGATCCGCAACGTGCCTTGGAAGCGATTGAACAGATTCTCTCGCTGGCCAAAAAGGACCGCTGGGGGCTGGACAAGAAGTCGGAGTTGCTGATTGCTCAGCAGGACTGGGCCGGAGCGTTCGACGCTGCGCACAAGCTTGCATACCAGGACGGCAAGGTGCCGTCGCGGCTGCTGGCGGTGCTGAAGGTGCAGGAAGGCATCAAGCTCTGCCAGTCCAAGAAAGAGCGCGATGGCCGCATTCAGTTCCGCGACGCCATCAAGTTCGACAACACGCTGATCGCGCCCTATCTGTATTGGGGCGATTCGTATATTCGCGAAGAGCGCACCGAAGACGCCGTGCGTATCTGGCGGCGGCTGCTCAGCGTCAATCCGGCACGCGCCCATCTGGTGTTCGACCGGCTCGAGTCGCACCTGTTTGATCTGGGCCGCTTCTCGGAAATCGAACAGATCTATCGCGCGTTGATTCGCAGCTACCCGCAGAATGTCCACGCGTATGCCGCGCTCGCGCGGTTCCTCGAAAAGCGCGGGGACGTGTCCGATGCGGTCGCCGTGCTGCAGGATGGTTTGCACCACAATCCCGACAGCCTATGGCTGCGCCGTCTGCTGGTTCAGGCCTACGGCGACGTCAATGACATGGGACACGTGATGGAACTGGCGCGGGATATTCTAAGCCGCGTGATGAAGACGCAATACGAGTTTTCCTGCTCAAATTGCGGGCATGTCGCCACGGAGCCTCTGTGGCTCTGTCCGCGCTGCAATAAACTGGATACCTTCAATGCGTAA
- a CDS encoding LapA family protein produces the protein MWILRWLLLILVMFFLVGFLSENADQIVTVKLLGKPFPDAPLSYALFFAGLAGYVLCLIVALINQLRLRGQIGTLRRKNRELQIELDRLRNFALEGDIPGTSVEPEPADGEDLP, from the coding sequence ATGTGGATCCTCCGTTGGCTACTGCTCATCCTGGTCATGTTTTTTCTGGTTGGCTTCCTGTCGGAGAATGCCGATCAGATTGTGACCGTTAAGTTGCTGGGCAAGCCGTTTCCCGACGCGCCGCTTTCGTACGCGCTCTTCTTTGCCGGCCTGGCCGGGTATGTGTTGTGCTTGATTGTCGCGTTGATCAATCAGCTCCGGCTGCGCGGACAGATCGGCACGTTGCGCCGCAAGAACCGTGAACTGCAAATCGAACTGGACCGGCTGCGGAATTTCGCTCTCGAAGGCGACATTCCCGGCACATCCGTTGAACCGGAACCGGCCGACGGGGAGGACCTGCCATGA
- the miaB gene encoding tRNA (N6-isopentenyl adenosine(37)-C2)-methylthiotransferase MiaB has protein sequence MHGPIKLNLDLTGEPQPERIPTDEQTRGPKVYIRTYGCQMNVADSQTIESLLDEAGFRFVDAAENADIILVNTCMVRDSAETRALGQLGDLARLKKKNPCVVIGILGCVAQARKKEILDEKPFVDLVVGPDAYRKLPVLLEERLISPPGTPGLLEATLLREELYDDILPKHRGGVTAFVTVIRGCDKFCTFCIVPRTRGRERSRPLPSVLREVETLVEQGAKDIMLLGQNVDSYRWEGRGFAQCLTAVAGVPGLERVRFMTSHPADISDELLDTMAVHEKICPFLHLPVQAGNNRILQMMNRPYTRERYLEIIASARKRMPYLALSTDIIVGFPTETEAEFEETLDIVRDVRYDTAFTFKYSPRPGTRADKLEDDVPEPVKVARLTRLIELQQQIAHERNQEQLGRETRILIEGPAPKDAAMWTGRTPDYRPVVISRNGETVGDVIAVRLTELVGFTFRAERVVVS, from the coding sequence ATGCACGGTCCCATTAAACTTAATCTTGATCTTACCGGCGAACCGCAGCCGGAGCGCATCCCCACGGATGAGCAGACGCGCGGGCCGAAGGTATATATACGAACTTATGGCTGCCAGATGAACGTCGCGGATTCGCAGACCATCGAATCGCTGCTCGATGAAGCGGGGTTCCGGTTTGTAGACGCGGCGGAGAATGCGGATATTATTCTGGTCAACACCTGCATGGTCAGAGACAGCGCGGAGACGCGGGCGCTGGGGCAACTCGGCGATCTGGCGCGGCTCAAAAAGAAGAATCCGTGCGTGGTGATCGGCATCCTCGGCTGCGTGGCGCAGGCGCGAAAAAAAGAGATCCTCGACGAGAAACCGTTCGTGGATCTCGTGGTTGGGCCCGATGCTTACCGCAAGTTGCCGGTGCTGCTGGAAGAGAGGTTGATCTCACCACCGGGAACGCCGGGACTTTTGGAAGCCACGCTGCTGCGCGAAGAGCTGTACGACGATATTCTGCCCAAGCATCGCGGCGGCGTGACGGCCTTCGTGACGGTGATTCGCGGCTGCGACAAGTTCTGCACCTTCTGCATCGTTCCGCGCACGCGTGGCCGCGAACGCTCCCGCCCGCTGCCGTCCGTGCTGCGTGAAGTGGAAACGCTGGTGGAGCAGGGGGCAAAGGACATCATGCTGCTCGGGCAGAACGTGGATTCTTACCGCTGGGAAGGGCGCGGTTTTGCGCAGTGCCTGACCGCCGTGGCAGGAGTGCCCGGCCTGGAGCGCGTACGGTTCATGACGTCCCATCCGGCGGATATTTCGGATGAACTGCTCGACACGATGGCTGTGCACGAGAAGATCTGCCCGTTTCTGCATCTGCCGGTACAGGCGGGAAACAACCGCATCCTGCAGATGATGAACCGGCCTTACACGCGCGAGCGGTACCTCGAAATTATTGCTTCCGCGCGCAAGCGCATGCCGTATCTTGCGCTCTCCACGGATATTATCGTCGGCTTTCCCACCGAGACGGAAGCGGAATTCGAAGAGACGCTGGACATCGTGCGCGATGTGCGCTATGATACCGCGTTCACGTTCAAGTATTCTCCACGTCCCGGCACCCGGGCAGACAAGCTTGAGGACGATGTTCCCGAACCGGTGAAGGTGGCACGGCTGACGCGGCTGATCGAACTGCAGCAACAAATTGCCCACGAGCGCAATCAGGAACAGCTTGGCAGAGAGACCCGGATCCTGATTGAAGGACCGGCGCCCAAGGACGCGGCCATGTGGACAGGCCGCACACCCGATTACCGGCCCGTGGTGATCTCGCGCAACGGGGAGACCGTGGGAGACGTGATTGCCGTGCGCCTGACCGAACTGGTGGGGTTCACCTTCCGCGCCGAGCGCGTGGTCGTATCGTAG
- the sfsA gene encoding DNA/RNA nuclease SfsA → MIFSEPLIPGTLLRRHKRFLAEVKLASGEIVWAHCPNSGSMKGCNIPGNPVLISHHPSDKRVLQYTWEMISIDNGWVGVNTMIPNRIAAEAFESGLIPAFRRYAEYRSEVKISEDSRIDFVLGKRGQCMVEVKNVTLVENGVARFPDCVSTRAAKHVRHLIAHVEAGNTAAVLFVIQHHAARVFTPADDLDPEFGRILRVAAKTGVKIEAWKAEVSPKGIWLKERVKVNL, encoded by the coding sequence GTGATCTTCAGTGAACCGTTGATTCCCGGTACGCTGCTTCGACGCCACAAACGCTTCTTGGCGGAAGTGAAACTGGCGAGCGGCGAAATCGTGTGGGCGCACTGCCCGAATTCGGGGAGCATGAAGGGCTGCAATATTCCCGGCAACCCGGTGCTGATCAGCCATCATCCCAGCGACAAGCGCGTGCTGCAATACACGTGGGAAATGATCTCGATTGATAACGGCTGGGTGGGCGTCAACACCATGATCCCCAACCGCATCGCCGCCGAAGCATTCGAATCCGGTTTGATCCCCGCCTTCCGCCGCTATGCCGAATACCGCAGTGAAGTCAAGATCTCGGAAGACTCGCGGATTGATTTTGTGCTGGGCAAGCGCGGCCAGTGCATGGTGGAAGTCAAGAACGTCACGCTGGTAGAAAACGGCGTGGCACGATTTCCCGATTGCGTGAGCACCCGCGCCGCCAAGCATGTGCGCCACCTGATAGCCCACGTCGAAGCCGGCAATACCGCCGCCGTGCTATTTGTGATCCAGCACCACGCCGCCCGAGTATTTACTCCTGCCGATGATCTCGATCCCGAATTCGGCCGCATCCTGCGCGTGGCCGCCAAGACCGGTGTGAAGATCGAAGCCTGGAAGGCGGAGGTTTCACCGAAGGGGATTTGGTTGAAGGAAAGGGTGAAGGTGAATTTGTAA
- the hisS gene encoding histidine--tRNA ligase, whose translation MPLITPRTFRGTRDFLPSELLGRRRILEVIEEAYRRYGFQPLETPAIEYLDILTGKSEENDKLIYEIKRARGDEEETAESAIALRYDLTVPLARVVAQYAGELPRPFKRYQIQPVWRADRPQPRQGRFREFVQCDADIVGTESLLADAEIVALTYEVLRDLGFEQFHIRLSSRKFLKGLVVAATGDPEKFSSFCRAIDKLDKIGWDGVAAELEQSGIPAATAQEVLRKVEAAFAASDFAEALGYLQGNADGEAGVKEIEAVFHQAINLGVPQTFIKCDPFLARGLDYYTGPIFESVSTELPHLGSLSGGGRYDGLVGTFSKENFPAVGTTIGLDRIQTALTQLNKFKTQPSTTQVLVSRFDADGVSEGLKIAAELRQAGVRVEIWYDNDKMKKQFAFADKQGIPLVIIAGPDERAENMAAVKNLKTTEQKKVARAALVETVQALLRDLQ comes from the coding sequence TTGCCGTTAATCACCCCCCGGACCTTTCGTGGAACCCGCGATTTCCTGCCATCGGAACTGCTGGGTCGCCGCCGCATACTGGAAGTTATAGAGGAGGCGTACCGCCGCTACGGTTTTCAGCCTCTCGAAACACCCGCCATCGAATATCTTGACATTCTCACGGGAAAAAGCGAGGAGAATGACAAGCTCATCTATGAAATCAAACGGGCGCGCGGTGACGAAGAGGAGACCGCCGAGTCCGCCATCGCGCTGCGCTATGATCTGACCGTGCCCTTGGCGCGGGTTGTGGCGCAGTATGCCGGCGAGCTTCCGAGGCCGTTCAAGCGGTATCAGATCCAACCGGTCTGGCGTGCCGACCGCCCGCAGCCGCGGCAAGGCCGTTTCCGCGAGTTCGTGCAATGCGATGCCGACATTGTCGGCACCGAATCGCTGCTGGCCGACGCGGAGATCGTGGCGCTGACCTATGAAGTGCTGCGGGATTTGGGGTTTGAGCAGTTCCATATCCGGCTTTCATCGCGCAAATTCCTGAAGGGGCTCGTGGTTGCCGCCACCGGTGATCCGGAAAAATTCTCATCCTTTTGCCGCGCGATTGACAAACTGGACAAAATTGGCTGGGACGGCGTGGCCGCAGAACTGGAGCAATCCGGTATTCCCGCCGCGACGGCGCAGGAAGTTTTGCGCAAGGTCGAGGCCGCTTTTGCAGCGTCCGACTTTGCGGAAGCCTTGGGATACCTGCAGGGCAATGCGGATGGCGAAGCAGGCGTGAAGGAGATCGAAGCCGTCTTTCATCAGGCGATCAATCTCGGCGTGCCACAGACCTTCATCAAATGTGATCCGTTTCTGGCGCGTGGTTTGGATTACTACACCGGTCCGATTTTCGAGAGCGTCTCGACGGAACTGCCGCATTTAGGATCTCTCTCCGGTGGCGGGCGGTATGATGGATTGGTGGGGACCTTCTCCAAAGAGAATTTCCCGGCGGTGGGAACGACGATTGGGCTGGATCGGATCCAGACGGCGCTGACGCAGCTAAATAAGTTCAAGACGCAGCCGTCCACCACGCAGGTGCTGGTATCGCGGTTCGATGCCGACGGCGTGTCCGAAGGCTTGAAGATCGCGGCGGAGTTGCGGCAGGCTGGGGTACGCGTGGAAATCTGGTACGACAATGACAAGATGAAGAAGCAGTTTGCCTTTGCCGACAAGCAGGGCATTCCGCTGGTGATCATCGCCGGACCTGATGAGCGCGCCGAGAACATGGCGGCCGTCAAAAACCTGAAGACGACCGAGCAGAAGAAAGTCGCTCGCGCGGCGCTGGTGGAAACCGTTCAGGCTTTGCTGCGTGATCTTCAGTGA
- the ade gene encoding adenine deaminase produces the protein MNIPRLQSLLAVARGDRPADLLLINGRVVNTLSYEIEERSVAVFDGLIAGIGDYEAREIIDLEGLFLAPSLIDGHIHIESSLLSPSEFTRAVVPRGTGAVVCDPHEIANVCGEAGIRYMLDATDSVPLDVFVMLPSCVPATHMETSGADLDAERLRPFLSHPRVLGLAEVMNFPGVVFGAEAVLRKIALADGRPVDGHAPAVSGKWLNAYAAAGIGTDHESTTFAEAQEKLRRGIAVFIREGSTARNLEALLPLVTPANAHRFAFVSDDRHADDLVSEGHMNATLAKAVAQGLDPVLALAMATSHTAAIFGLKAIGAITPGRRANLAAFEDLVSFRAAKVWRDGKLIASNGALLADVPVADASAVLGTVRLPSLSGADLAVPSQEGQTNIIDIIPDQIVTGRSAALLPVRNGQWQADVGQDIAKLVVIERHRRTGNIGKGFVRGLGLKHGALASTVAHDSHNLICAGMSDADMLCAAQVLGEQGGGWVVVAGEKVLAHLPLPLAGLMSDQSAPDVVQAVENLHRAARELGCSLSAPFMALSFLALPVIPHLKLTDLGLIDVDAFAPIDLAVS, from the coding sequence ATGAATATTCCGCGTCTGCAATCACTTTTGGCCGTTGCGCGGGGAGACCGGCCGGCGGACCTCCTGCTGATCAATGGCCGCGTGGTGAACACGCTGTCCTATGAGATTGAGGAGCGCAGCGTGGCCGTCTTCGACGGCCTGATCGCAGGTATCGGCGACTATGAGGCCCGCGAGATCATCGATCTTGAGGGCCTTTTTCTTGCGCCGTCGCTGATCGACGGTCATATTCACATTGAGTCCAGCCTGCTCTCACCGTCCGAATTCACCCGCGCCGTAGTCCCACGGGGGACCGGCGCGGTGGTGTGCGACCCGCATGAAATCGCTAACGTGTGCGGCGAAGCGGGTATCCGCTACATGCTGGACGCGACCGATTCTGTGCCGCTGGATGTGTTCGTGATGCTGCCCTCCTGTGTTCCGGCGACGCATATGGAGACGTCGGGCGCGGATCTGGATGCCGAGCGGCTGCGGCCGTTTCTCTCCCATCCCCGTGTGCTTGGACTTGCTGAAGTGATGAATTTCCCCGGCGTGGTGTTCGGCGCCGAGGCGGTGCTGCGCAAGATCGCTCTGGCCGATGGCCGTCCGGTGGATGGGCATGCTCCCGCGGTGAGCGGCAAATGGTTGAACGCTTATGCGGCCGCGGGGATCGGAACCGATCATGAGAGCACGACCTTCGCGGAAGCTCAGGAGAAGTTGCGGCGCGGCATCGCGGTGTTCATCCGCGAAGGCTCCACGGCGCGCAATCTCGAAGCGTTGCTGCCGCTGGTCACTCCCGCCAATGCGCACCGCTTCGCGTTTGTTTCCGATGACCGCCACGCGGACGATCTGGTCAGTGAAGGCCACATGAATGCCACGCTGGCGAAGGCGGTGGCGCAGGGGCTTGATCCGGTTCTTGCATTGGCGATGGCGACGTCGCACACGGCGGCGATTTTCGGATTGAAAGCGATCGGGGCCATCACACCGGGCCGCCGCGCGAATCTTGCGGCCTTCGAAGATCTGGTATCTTTCCGCGCCGCGAAAGTATGGCGCGATGGAAAATTGATTGCGTCAAATGGCGCGCTGCTTGCCGATGTTCCGGTTGCCGATGCGAGTGCGGTGCTGGGCACGGTGAGGCTGCCGTCGCTGTCCGGCGCTGATTTGGCCGTTCCTTCGCAGGAAGGGCAGACGAATATCATTGACATTATTCCGGATCAGATCGTCACCGGACGTTCTGCGGCGCTGCTTCCCGTACGCAATGGGCAATGGCAGGCGGATGTGGGACAAGATATTGCCAAGTTGGTGGTGATCGAGCGTCACCGCCGCACCGGAAACATCGGCAAAGGATTTGTGCGCGGTCTGGGGCTGAAGCATGGCGCGCTGGCCTCGACGGTGGCGCACGATTCTCATAATCTGATTTGCGCGGGTATGAGCGATGCGGATATGCTCTGTGCCGCGCAGGTGCTGGGCGAGCAGGGGGGGGGCTGGGTGGTGGTTGCAGGAGAAAAGGTGCTGGCCCATTTGCCTTTGCCGCTGGCAGGATTGATGTCGGACCAGAGTGCGCCGGATGTGGTTCAGGCCGTGGAAAATCTGCACCGCGCCGCGCGGGAATTGGGATGTTCGCTCTCCGCGCCATTCATGGCGCTGTCGTTTCTTGCCCTGCCTGTAATCCCCCATCTCAAGCTCACCGACCTTGGTCTGATCGACGTGGACGCCTTCGCGCCGATTGATCTGGCAGTCTCCTGA
- a CDS encoding MlaD family protein, with protein sequence MDPRKNEIRVGIAVIISIVFLIGGIMWGKGYRLRSSRYHIQVVFDNVGGLENGANVLANGVVKGKVTRISLSGGKVFVDAAIDKSVTLFSDYHVTVESPTVMAGKALSLLPGSKLPPADITMPLNGDNPVGMTEAVHVFQDIANDVQTSLRDLDTLLVNLNRVAADTVTRKGVTTLVNNASEIARTSNEWLMQNRERLTNTVTQAESTLVAVKSLSQNAAARLNGTLGGVDSVTAQMAHLTQSATQTLRLLNEGQGTLGKVLTDSSLYVRLNRTLEQIDSLAVSIRTKGMKQRIVLF encoded by the coding sequence ATGGATCCAAGAAAAAATGAGATTCGTGTCGGTATTGCCGTCATCATTTCCATCGTCTTTCTGATCGGCGGGATTATGTGGGGCAAGGGCTACCGCCTGCGGTCCTCCCGCTATCACATTCAAGTCGTGTTCGATAACGTGGGCGGCCTCGAAAACGGCGCCAACGTGCTGGCCAACGGCGTGGTAAAGGGTAAGGTCACGCGCATCAGCCTGTCCGGCGGCAAAGTGTTTGTGGATGCCGCCATAGACAAGAGCGTCACGCTGTTTTCGGACTATCACGTTACGGTCGAGTCCCCGACGGTCATGGCGGGCAAGGCGCTGTCGCTGCTGCCGGGATCCAAACTTCCGCCGGCGGATATCACCATGCCCCTGAACGGCGACAATCCTGTGGGCATGACCGAAGCGGTGCACGTGTTTCAGGACATTGCCAACGACGTGCAGACGTCGCTGCGTGACTTGGATACCTTGCTGGTGAACCTGAATCGTGTGGCGGCGGACACCGTGACGCGCAAGGGTGTGACCACGCTGGTGAACAATGCGAGTGAAATTGCGCGTACGTCCAACGAGTGGCTGATGCAGAATCGCGAGCGTCTGACCAACACCGTGACACAAGCGGAAAGCACGCTGGTCGCGGTCAAGTCACTCTCGCAGAATGCCGCCGCCCGTCTGAACGGAACTCTCGGCGGTGTGGATTCCGTTACGGCGCAGATGGCGCATCTGACTCAGTCCGCGACGCAGACGTTGCGCCTGTTGAACGAGGGTCAAGGCACCCTCGGCAAGGTGCTTACCGACAGTTCTCTGTACGTGCGGTTGAACCGGACGCTGGAGCAGATTGACTCTCTGGCCGTCTCCATCCGGACCAAAGGTATGAAACAGCGGATCGTTCTTTTTTAG
- a CDS encoding PTS sugar transporter subunit IIB codes for MSLNLLRRKDKLVFPLVRIDDRLLHGQVIVGWGQTLQLCPVLLVSDRVSRDRTLSQTFRLLIPEEQRGDVISLADAAQRWQRGDFKNTRAMLVLETPVDALKLVRLGVPLRELILGGLHFREGREEVLSYIYLSEWDRTTLQELRHLGVKIKCQDLPATKPIPYEE; via the coding sequence ATGAGCTTAAATCTTCTTCGGAGGAAAGACAAGTTAGTTTTTCCTCTTGTGCGTATCGATGACCGCCTGCTGCATGGACAGGTCATCGTTGGCTGGGGACAGACGCTGCAACTCTGTCCCGTTTTGCTCGTTTCCGACCGTGTCAGCCGCGACCGGACCCTGTCGCAGACCTTCCGCCTGCTCATTCCCGAAGAGCAGCGTGGCGACGTGATTTCCCTGGCCGACGCGGCGCAGCGCTGGCAGCGCGGAGATTTCAAAAATACGCGGGCGATGCTGGTGCTGGAAACTCCGGTGGACGCGCTGAAACTGGTGCGTCTGGGTGTACCTCTTAGAGAGCTTATTCTGGGCGGCCTGCATTTCCGCGAAGGGCGGGAAGAGGTGCTGTCTTACATTTATTTATCGGAGTGGGATCGTACGACGCTGCAGGAACTTCGCCACCTCGGGGTGAAGATCAAATGCCAGGATCTGCCCGCGACGAAACCCATACCCTACGAGGAGTAG
- the hprK gene encoding HPr(Ser) kinase/phosphatase: protein MQKLQVGAFFQDMQDRLSLKLVNTPKGLVREIRQKDLHRPGLALAGFIDLFTFDRVQVLGNTEIRYLNSLSPDAQRQSLERIFRFDIPCLIVTNLNPIPADLPRFADLADVSIFSSPLTTTELTHLLSDYLDHKFAPTLTVHGSLVDVYGTGLLFTGRSGIGKSEVALDLVERGHRLVSDDVVTVTRTADNVIMGHGSELLKHFMEIRGIGIIDVGRMFGVRAVRLQKRVETEVELVDWSGEQDYDRTGIDDEFKEYLGVKIPYVRLPIFPGKNITVLAETIALNLHLKVYGFHPAKQFGEALTDAMRVKTQLESYLEKDFE from the coding sequence ATGCAGAAACTGCAAGTCGGCGCTTTTTTTCAGGACATGCAGGACCGGCTGTCTTTGAAGCTCGTCAATACTCCGAAAGGCCTGGTACGGGAGATTCGTCAGAAGGATCTTCACCGGCCAGGCCTCGCTCTGGCAGGCTTCATCGATCTGTTCACCTTTGACCGGGTTCAGGTGCTGGGCAACACCGAAATCCGGTATCTGAATTCCCTCTCGCCGGATGCCCAGCGGCAGTCGCTGGAGCGGATCTTCCGCTTCGACATCCCCTGCCTGATCGTTACGAATCTGAATCCCATCCCCGCTGATCTGCCGCGCTTCGCCGATCTGGCCGACGTCTCGATCTTTTCGTCACCGCTGACGACGACCGAGCTGACGCACCTTCTTTCCGATTACCTCGATCATAAGTTCGCGCCGACGCTGACCGTCCACGGATCCCTTGTGGACGTGTACGGCACGGGTCTGCTCTTCACGGGGCGCAGCGGCATCGGCAAGTCCGAAGTGGCGCTGGATCTGGTGGAACGCGGCCACCGCCTGGTTTCCGATGACGTGGTGACGGTGACGCGCACCGCGGACAACGTGATCATGGGCCACGGCTCGGAACTGCTCAAGCACTTCATGGAGATCCGCGGCATCGGCATCATCGACGTGGGCCGGATGTTCGGCGTGCGCGCGGTTCGCCTGCAGAAGCGGGTGGAAACCGAAGTGGAACTGGTGGACTGGAGCGGGGAGCAGGACTACGACCGCACCGGGATTGACGACGAGTTCAAGGAATATCTCGGAGTCAAAATCCCTTACGTACGTCTGCCGATCTTTCCCGGCAAGAACATTACGGTGCTGGCGGAAACGATTGCCCTCAATCTGCATCTGAAAGTCTACGGGTTTCATCCGGCCAAGCAATTCGGCGAAGCCCTGACCGATGCGATGCGTGTGAAAACCCAGCTTGAATCCTATCTGGAAAAAGACTTCGAGTAG
- the raiA gene encoding ribosome-associated translation inhibitor RaiA, with the protein MRTKISSIHFKAADSLKEFAEEEARRLEKFSDEILNCEIEFSYTKTEKDVHMHVNVNGSVLDATGTSDDFKRSVVAAVDKIEQQLKKLKGKQQTRRAAGAPDAAAAEATDEE; encoded by the coding sequence ATGAGAACGAAGATTTCCTCGATCCACTTTAAGGCTGCCGATTCCCTCAAAGAGTTTGCCGAAGAAGAAGCGCGGCGACTCGAAAAATTTTCCGATGAGATCCTCAATTGCGAAATCGAGTTTTCCTATACCAAGACTGAGAAAGACGTTCACATGCACGTCAACGTCAACGGGTCGGTGCTGGATGCGACCGGGACGTCGGACGATTTCAAGCGTTCGGTGGTGGCGGCGGTGGACAAGATTGAGCAGCAGCTCAAGAAGTTGAAAGGCAAGCAGCAGACGCGGCGGGCCGCGGGGGCGCCGGATGCGGCGGCGGCGGAAGCCACGGACGAAGAGTAA